The Alcaligenes aquatilis genome contains the following window.
GCGGTACTTGGCCGTTTGACGCTCGTCGCCCGACGAACCGGAGGGCAGGTAGGCGCTGATGACACTCAGGTCATGCCAGTCGGCGCGAATGATACGGCCTTCGGCATCAAACTCCTCGCAGGCCATCCCTTCGACCACATTTTCCGCTTTGTGATTCAGATACAGGCCTACGCCGCTATAGCCTTTTTTCTGCGCGTGGTGGAAATGCCCGTGATACTGACCGGGGTGGGTCAGATCGGGGGTCAGATCAGGCTCGCTGATCTTGATTTCCTGCATGCAGACAATATGAGGTTTCTGGGCTTCCAGCCAGGCGGGCAGACCTTTACGAAAAGCAGCCCGAATACCGTTGACGTTTAACGAGGTGACGCGTAACACGTGGCAATTCTCCTTATAGCGTCAGCACTGTAACCCGTAACCTGCCTGTATGTCAGTGGCCGTCAGAGCTTGTTACGTGGCCGAGCCAAAGCGGTAGCTGGACACGGTCAAGCCACCAAAGGCGTGTGTTTCATGGTGAAAGCGATGCGCGGTATCGCCACGTGCGGCCCCGGCAGCCACCATGACGGGGACCAGGTGATCCTCGCGCGGATGGGCAATACGTGCTGCCGGAGCTTGTTCCCAATCCATCAAGGCCTGACGGCGAACAGCGGGATCCTCCAGGCTTAGGCTCTGGTGTAGCCAGGCATCAAACTGGGCCGAGGGCTCCACACCACCGGGTCCCATATTGCGCAGGTTGTGGTAGCTCAGGCCGCTGCCAATAATCAGCACATCCTCGTCCCGCAAGGGGGCCAGGGCTTGGCCCATGGCGTAGTGCAGGGCCGGGTCATAGTTGGCGTGAATGGACAACTGAACCATGGGCACTTTGGCCTGCGGGTAGATGACATAAGCCGGTACGAAGGCGCCGTGGTCAAAGCCGCGTTGCATATCCAGATGAGTGGGCAGGCCAGCGCCTTCCAGCAGGTTACAGACCTGCTGGGCCAATGCAGGATCGCCCGGTGCAGGGTAATGGATCTCGTAGGTATGGGGTGGAAAGCCATAGTAGTCGTACACCATGCTCGGTTGTGCTGCGGCTGCGACCAGCAAATGTGCCTGTTGGGCTTCCCAGTGGGCGGAGACCATCACGATTGCTTTGGGCGTGCGGCCCAGTTGGCGTGGAATGTCCTGCAAGGCAGTACGCAGCGGGGCGTACATGGTTTGTGCCTCGGAGATCCAGGGCCAGGGTCCGCCACCGTGCGAAATGAAATAGGTGGGCATTGTCATGATGATCTCCTGCCCCCCGCCAGATAGAGGCAGGGGTTAAGGGGTTGAGTGGGGCAATCAGTCTTTGCTGCGACCTGCGTCAATGCTCCAGGGGCCCGGGCCAGCAAAAGCCAGATAGAGGAACACAAAGCAGAACAGAACCGCCGCTTCGCCGCCGTTGAGAATTGGAGTGGCAAAGGTACTGGAGGTGGCGTGACCAATAAAATAAGCAAACGCGCACAGGCCCGATGCAACAAAGGCTGCAAAGCGAGAAAACAGCCCAAGCACCAGCAAGCCGCCCAGAACGAGTTCCAGGATGCCTGCAACCCCATACAGAGAGGTGATCTGCAGGTTGGCAAACATGTC
Protein-coding sequences here:
- a CDS encoding DODA-type extradiol aromatic ring-opening family dioxygenase, whose protein sequence is MTMPTYFISHGGGPWPWISEAQTMYAPLRTALQDIPRQLGRTPKAIVMVSAHWEAQQAHLLVAAAAQPSMVYDYYGFPPHTYEIHYPAPGDPALAQQVCNLLEGAGLPTHLDMQRGFDHGAFVPAYVIYPQAKVPMVQLSIHANYDPALHYAMGQALAPLRDEDVLIIGSGLSYHNLRNMGPGGVEPSAQFDAWLHQSLSLEDPAVRRQALMDWEQAPAARIAHPREDHLVPVMVAAGAARGDTAHRFHHETHAFGGLTVSSYRFGSAT
- a CDS encoding DoxX family protein, producing MSALTSSWTPRILSLLRFVTGYLLLTHGTAKILGFPKVDMFANLQITSLYGVAGILELVLGGLLVLGLFSRFAAFVASGLCAFAYFIGHATSSTFATPILNGGEAAVLFCFVFLYLAFAGPGPWSIDAGRSKD